The Mycolicibacterium flavescens genome has a segment encoding these proteins:
- the tfdA_2 gene encoding putative taurine catabolism dioxygenase has translation MSLTSAQLDVADLTPRIGSEIRTDLDTLLSGRAAEKIRDTLEQRGVVFFRGLQISDEQQVAIAATLGTVVANEGEEGIYKISLDENVNQRAKYLKGSLFWHFDGSLQPYPNLATLLRAVKLSETGGDTEFCNTYAAYDDLPQADKDLIADLRVVHSAERSQYYVTPEMSYDEIAFWQKSPTKACPIVWTHQSGRKSLLLGATADYVVGMPVEQSRALLARLRDWATQPQYVYRHEWEVGDLLIWDNTGTMHRALPYAADSGRLMHRTILAGEEPLN, from the coding sequence GTGAGCCTGACCTCCGCACAACTGGACGTCGCCGACCTGACCCCGAGGATCGGCAGCGAGATCAGAACTGATCTCGACACCCTGCTGAGCGGCCGCGCCGCCGAGAAGATCAGGGACACACTGGAACAACGCGGCGTGGTGTTCTTCCGCGGGTTGCAGATCAGCGACGAGCAACAGGTCGCGATCGCCGCAACGTTGGGCACCGTGGTGGCCAACGAGGGCGAGGAGGGGATCTATAAGATCTCGCTCGACGAGAACGTCAACCAACGCGCGAAATACCTGAAGGGCTCGCTGTTCTGGCACTTCGACGGCTCCCTGCAGCCCTACCCGAATTTGGCGACGTTGCTCCGAGCCGTGAAACTCTCTGAAACCGGGGGCGATACGGAGTTCTGCAACACCTACGCCGCATACGACGATCTGCCGCAGGCCGACAAGGATCTGATCGCCGACCTTCGGGTCGTGCACAGCGCCGAGCGATCTCAGTACTATGTCACACCCGAGATGAGCTACGACGAGATCGCGTTCTGGCAGAAGTCCCCGACCAAGGCGTGCCCCATCGTGTGGACGCACCAGTCGGGCCGCAAGTCGCTGCTGCTCGGCGCGACAGCCGACTACGTGGTCGGCATGCCCGTCGAACAGAGCCGCGCTCTGCTTGCCCGCCTTCGTGATTGGGCCACCCAACCGCAATACGTGTATCGCCACGAGTGGGAAGTCGGCGACCTGCTGATTTGGGACAACACCGGCACCATGCACCGCGCCCTGCCCTACGCCGCCGACAGCGGTCGCCTGATGCACCGGACCATCCTGGCGGGCGAAGAGCCACTGAATTGA
- a CDS encoding Xaa-Pro dipeptidase, translating into MNTTLPPGFSHLEHLVPEWAIEDGHARYVKRVNSSMEQIRAFYDEIFPYAEEALAYVDKFDYAEPLPEDVANLRNLLYSLITVSLAVELWNQPRVKHSANTILTRVS; encoded by the coding sequence ATGAACACGACTCTGCCGCCGGGGTTTTCGCACCTCGAGCACCTCGTGCCGGAATGGGCCATCGAGGACGGCCACGCGCGCTACGTCAAGCGGGTCAACAGTTCCATGGAACAGATCCGGGCCTTCTACGACGAGATCTTCCCCTACGCCGAGGAAGCTCTTGCCTACGTCGACAAGTTCGACTACGCCGAGCCGCTGCCCGAGGACGTCGCCAACCTGCGCAACCTGCTCTACTCGCTGATCACGGTCTCACTCGCAGTCGAGCTGTGGAACCAACCGCGAGTCAAACATTCGGCCAACACGATACTGACGAGGGTGAGCTGA
- the hcaE_3 gene encoding Rieske (2Fe-2S) domain-containing protein, with translation MSHDSLVTKPASGHWTDAYPELGRGPVSLQDCVSEEFYEKEREHVFKKTWLYMGRIERVPKSGSYFTRELTFLNTSVIIVRGKDGVVRAFHNICPHRGNKMLWEDDPFQEVEGRAPLLYCRFHGWRYKLDGSLHSATRKDLLLDFDADSCRVPAIQCEVWEGFIFINLDPHNTETVRDFLGELAHEIEGYPFAGPHQVYKLKAELQCNWKIFLDGFAESYHGPYLHASSFGAVTAEARDAFDQPNPFTDALAYRLKGPHRMFSFSGEPSRKTPYSKPIECVFEASAAGPWNKKADRGPMPAGINPTRSEKYGFDSFQFFPNFVLIFGASGFTVHTHWPTGPHSHIFETEAYYQPPRTHRERLGQELTVTFLNDIILEDASPSEGLQAMLNSGALTHFTMNDEEILLRHFHKVVGDYVEAGEEQKAMR, from the coding sequence TTGAGTCACGACAGCCTGGTGACCAAACCCGCGAGCGGACACTGGACCGACGCCTACCCCGAGCTGGGTCGTGGTCCGGTGTCGCTTCAGGACTGCGTTTCCGAGGAGTTCTACGAAAAGGAACGCGAGCACGTCTTCAAGAAGACGTGGCTCTACATGGGCCGCATCGAGCGTGTGCCCAAGTCGGGCAGTTACTTCACCCGTGAGCTGACGTTCCTCAACACCTCGGTGATCATCGTGCGGGGCAAGGACGGCGTGGTCCGGGCGTTTCACAACATCTGCCCGCACCGGGGCAACAAGATGCTGTGGGAGGACGACCCGTTCCAGGAGGTCGAAGGTCGCGCACCGCTGCTGTACTGCCGCTTTCACGGATGGCGCTACAAGCTCGACGGCTCACTGCACTCGGCCACCCGCAAGGATCTGCTGCTCGACTTCGACGCGGACAGCTGCCGGGTGCCCGCCATCCAGTGCGAGGTGTGGGAGGGCTTCATCTTCATCAACCTCGACCCGCACAACACCGAGACGGTCCGCGATTTCCTGGGCGAGTTGGCGCACGAGATCGAGGGGTACCCGTTCGCCGGCCCGCATCAGGTCTACAAGCTCAAGGCCGAACTGCAGTGCAACTGGAAGATCTTCCTCGACGGGTTCGCCGAGAGCTATCACGGGCCGTACCTGCACGCGTCATCGTTCGGCGCGGTCACCGCCGAGGCCCGCGACGCGTTCGACCAACCGAATCCGTTCACCGACGCTTTGGCCTACCGGCTCAAAGGCCCGCACCGGATGTTCTCGTTCTCCGGTGAACCATCCCGCAAGACGCCGTACTCCAAGCCGATCGAGTGCGTCTTCGAGGCCAGCGCGGCCGGGCCGTGGAACAAGAAGGCCGACCGCGGGCCGATGCCTGCCGGTATCAACCCCACACGGTCGGAGAAGTACGGCTTCGACTCGTTCCAGTTCTTCCCGAACTTCGTGCTGATCTTCGGTGCGTCCGGATTCACCGTCCACACGCACTGGCCCACCGGGCCGCACTCGCACATCTTCGAAACCGAGGCCTATTACCAGCCGCCGAGAACGCACAGGGAGCGGCTGGGCCAGGAGCTGACGGTCACGTTCCTCAACGACATCATCCTCGAGGACGCCAGCCCGTCGGAGGGTCTGCAGGCCATGCTGAACAGCGGCGCGCTCACCCACTTCACGATGAACGACGAGGAGATCCTGCTTCGCCACTTCCACAAAGTCGTTGGCGATTACGTCGAGGCCGGCGAAGAGCAGAAGGCGATGCGATGA
- the dmlR_2 gene encoding transcriptional regulator — translation MKVPPPIWPKQTRERNTLLHIWNTAEGKNARAMEQNLPFDVDALLIFGKVVENRSLSKAAALLGMPKSTVSRKLTRLESDLGIKLLRKNTHQLTVTDLGEQVYAHAANILTEANGVRALVEGSRQEPQGELRVAIPVFVGIDYASRVGAAFLQHYPNSQLDIRLVDRVVDPVRDGFDVVFSTGPLQDSTLIARKVFDLELFLCASPDFLARLPEPVRDPAQLNTLPFIDFGFGGPRKLTVTAKAGLRELTPPVRARANNFQVCKQYIMQGLGIGAMPTQIICTNELREGTLVPVLPEWRLESLDVHMIYPFELSFSTLISAFYATACEIIVENTARQ, via the coding sequence GTGAAGGTACCGCCGCCGATATGGCCGAAACAGACCCGCGAGCGCAACACCCTGTTGCATATTTGGAACACCGCAGAGGGAAAGAACGCTAGAGCCATGGAACAGAACCTGCCCTTCGACGTCGACGCCCTGCTGATCTTCGGCAAGGTGGTGGAGAACCGAAGCCTGTCGAAGGCGGCCGCACTGTTGGGAATGCCGAAGTCGACCGTCAGCCGCAAGCTGACCAGGCTGGAGTCCGACCTGGGCATCAAACTGCTGCGCAAGAACACCCACCAGCTCACCGTCACCGATCTCGGCGAGCAGGTGTACGCCCACGCGGCCAACATCCTGACCGAGGCCAACGGTGTCCGCGCGCTCGTCGAGGGCAGCAGACAGGAGCCGCAGGGCGAACTGCGGGTGGCGATCCCCGTCTTCGTCGGCATCGACTACGCCTCCCGCGTCGGTGCGGCGTTCCTGCAGCACTATCCGAATTCGCAGCTGGACATCCGGCTGGTCGACCGGGTGGTTGACCCAGTCCGCGACGGGTTCGACGTGGTGTTCAGCACCGGACCGCTACAGGACTCCACGCTGATCGCGCGCAAGGTCTTCGACCTCGAGCTGTTCTTGTGCGCGTCACCGGATTTCCTTGCGCGCCTGCCCGAACCGGTCCGCGACCCCGCACAGTTGAACACGCTTCCGTTCATCGACTTCGGCTTCGGCGGACCTCGCAAGCTGACGGTCACCGCAAAGGCCGGCCTGCGCGAGCTGACACCGCCAGTCCGGGCGCGCGCCAACAACTTTCAGGTGTGTAAGCAGTACATCATGCAGGGCCTCGGGATCGGTGCGATGCCCACCCAGATCATCTGCACCAACGAGCTGCGCGAGGGCACCCTCGTCCCGGTGTTACCCGAGTGGCGCCTCGAGTCGCTCGACGTGCACATGATCTATCCGTTCGAGTTGTCCTTCTCCACCCTCATCAGCGCGTTCTACGCGACGGCATGCGAGATCATCGTCGAGAACACCGCGCGCCAGTAA
- the crp_2 gene encoding Crp/Fnr familytranscriptional regulator: protein MLMVAGATETGASCGSEAVLARSAIMRGLAPADKAALIDRFDYARFGQGECIYPEGQPDHRLYVVIEGKVKIGWRSAEFPEKLLAVLGPSEIFGAESMFDCAPRTGSATALTAVLVAVIDRDALHDCLDGNPHITEQLMRLLARNLRRAEDLITDLNFTDVPGRIAKQLLHLAQRFGVRQDRQLRLDHGLTQAEIAQLVGASRESVNKVLSEFVQRGWITVCGKSLVIHQTELLARRAR from the coding sequence ATGCTGATGGTCGCCGGCGCCACGGAAACGGGCGCGAGTTGTGGCAGTGAAGCCGTGCTGGCTCGCTCGGCGATCATGCGGGGGTTGGCGCCCGCGGACAAGGCGGCTCTGATCGACCGATTCGACTACGCCCGGTTCGGGCAGGGTGAGTGCATATATCCCGAAGGCCAACCCGATCACCGGCTCTACGTCGTCATCGAGGGCAAGGTCAAGATCGGCTGGCGGTCGGCGGAGTTCCCCGAGAAACTGCTCGCCGTCCTGGGCCCCTCGGAGATCTTCGGCGCCGAGTCGATGTTCGACTGCGCGCCTCGCACCGGTTCGGCCACGGCGCTCACCGCGGTGCTCGTCGCCGTCATCGACCGTGATGCGTTGCACGACTGCCTCGATGGCAACCCGCACATCACCGAGCAGCTGATGCGCCTTCTGGCGCGAAACCTACGACGCGCCGAAGACCTGATCACCGACCTGAACTTCACCGACGTTCCCGGCCGGATCGCCAAACAACTCCTTCACCTCGCGCAGCGATTCGGTGTCCGACAGGACCGGCAGTTGCGCCTCGACCACGGTCTCACTCAAGCGGAGATCGCCCAATTGGTCGGCGCGTCAAGGGAATCGGTCAACAAGGTGTTGTCGGAGTTCGTCCAGCGCGGCTGGATCACCGTCTGCGGTAAGAGCCTGGTGATTCACCAGACCGAACTCCTCGCCCGCCGGGCACGCTGA
- the sigB_2 gene encoding sigma-B/F/G subfamily RNA polymerase sigma-70 factor, whose product MVSEAISEYADVTEMFRRVKALDEGSLPYRRQREAIVDRTLPLADHVARRYRNRGEPIDDLVQAARVGLVNAVNRFDPDNGADFLSFAIPTIMGEVRRHFRDYGWAVKVPRRLKDLQGQLVKARAELAQNIGRAPTPSEVAAHLGIEREAVMEATIASSNYSTLSTDVQASADDEFRSVGDTLGDIDPNIDKVVDLETVRPLIAALPEREKTVLVLRFFESMTQTQIAERMGYSQMHVSRLLAQALRRLREQVREPGTNGVEAETTARRRRRSPVATAPNLKRGA is encoded by the coding sequence GTGGTGTCAGAGGCGATTTCTGAGTACGCAGACGTGACGGAGATGTTCCGCCGCGTCAAAGCGCTGGACGAAGGATCACTTCCCTACCGGCGCCAGCGCGAGGCGATCGTCGACCGGACGTTGCCGCTGGCCGACCATGTCGCCCGGCGCTACCGCAACCGCGGTGAGCCGATCGACGACCTGGTGCAGGCGGCGCGGGTCGGCCTGGTCAACGCGGTCAACCGCTTCGACCCCGACAACGGCGCCGACTTCCTGTCCTTCGCGATCCCGACCATCATGGGCGAGGTACGCCGCCACTTCCGCGACTACGGCTGGGCGGTCAAGGTTCCGCGCAGGCTCAAGGACCTCCAGGGGCAGTTGGTGAAGGCCCGCGCGGAGTTGGCGCAGAACATCGGGCGCGCGCCGACGCCGTCCGAAGTCGCAGCCCACCTCGGCATCGAACGCGAAGCAGTGATGGAAGCGACGATCGCCAGCAGCAACTACTCCACGCTGTCGACCGACGTCCAGGCCTCGGCCGACGACGAGTTCCGCTCGGTCGGTGACACCCTCGGCGACATCGATCCGAATATCGACAAGGTGGTCGATCTCGAGACCGTACGGCCGTTGATCGCCGCGCTACCCGAGCGCGAAAAGACCGTGTTGGTGCTGCGCTTCTTCGAGAGCATGACGCAGACCCAGATCGCCGAACGGATGGGCTATTCGCAGATGCATGTGTCGCGCCTGCTCGCACAGGCACTTCGCAGGCTCCGTGAGCAGGTCCGTGAACCCGGCACCAACGGTGTGGAGGCCGAGACGACCGCACGGCGGCGACGCCGGTCTCCCGTCGCGACGGCGCCTAACCTCAAGCGTGGCGCCTGA
- a CDS encoding lactoylglutathione lyase-like lyase, with product MSDDVPGITGIHHISITVTDLEASLAWYQRLLGADRLPMKFPHYEREDTGYGELLIDPRSGVVIGLHTNTGNDGNQFDEARTGLDHVALNVASRDELDAWTRRLDEFGIEHSGVRAADEPFPFATVVFRDPDNIQLELFTVG from the coding sequence ATGAGCGACGACGTCCCGGGTATCACCGGCATCCACCACATCTCCATCACGGTGACCGACCTCGAGGCCAGCCTGGCGTGGTACCAACGGCTGCTCGGGGCGGACCGGTTGCCGATGAAGTTCCCCCACTACGAACGCGAGGACACGGGATACGGCGAACTGCTGATCGACCCGCGGTCCGGCGTCGTGATCGGGCTGCACACCAACACCGGCAACGACGGAAACCAATTCGACGAAGCCCGAACCGGTTTGGACCACGTGGCGTTGAACGTGGCGTCACGAGACGAGTTGGACGCGTGGACGCGACGGCTCGACGAATTCGGCATCGAACACTCCGGTGTCCGTGCGGCCGATGAGCCGTTTCCGTTTGCGACCGTGGTGTTTCGCGACCCCGACAACATTCAGCTCGAGCTGTTCACGGTCGGCTGA
- a CDS encoding poly(3-hydroxybutyrate) depolymerase codes for MAGLSAHLRGAHRGGPAASLLTRTAIVLAALCLLFGFGGGQASAFPGGDAAGALAIGGLNRTYTVHAPPGLDRPAGLVLNLHGAGMTGPAQSGATNYNAIADQYGFVVAYPDGVDMSWADGRGASVPDRQGVDDVGFLVALAERLREEYGVDAGHVFVTGTSAGGFMASRLACERADVFAAAAPVAGTLASGFPCAPSQPVSVLAVHGTADPVVPFTGGPMVGRGGPSDIVSAPAMAQRWREIDGCPAPVEETHGNVHRFVAAGCAGGTEVVFVQIDGGGHVWPGGFFAPFDASQSSGQFFATHGR; via the coding sequence ATGGCGGGGCTATCGGCTCATCTGAGAGGTGCTCATCGCGGCGGGCCCGCGGCCTCGCTGCTCACACGAACGGCGATCGTGCTCGCGGCGCTGTGTCTGCTGTTCGGCTTCGGCGGGGGACAGGCTTCGGCGTTCCCGGGAGGCGATGCGGCGGGCGCGTTGGCAATCGGCGGGCTGAACCGCACCTACACCGTGCACGCCCCGCCTGGGCTCGACCGCCCCGCCGGGCTCGTGCTCAACCTGCACGGCGCGGGGATGACCGGACCGGCGCAGTCCGGAGCCACCAACTACAACGCGATCGCCGATCAGTACGGGTTCGTCGTCGCCTATCCCGACGGCGTCGATATGAGTTGGGCCGACGGCCGCGGCGCCTCGGTACCGGACCGCCAGGGCGTCGACGACGTCGGGTTCCTGGTCGCGCTCGCCGAACGGCTGCGCGAGGAGTACGGCGTCGACGCCGGCCACGTCTTCGTGACCGGAACCTCGGCGGGCGGCTTCATGGCCTCGCGGCTGGCGTGCGAACGCGCCGACGTCTTCGCCGCCGCGGCACCGGTCGCGGGCACGCTGGCCTCAGGTTTCCCCTGCGCACCGTCGCAGCCGGTGTCGGTGTTGGCGGTGCACGGAACCGCCGACCCCGTGGTGCCGTTCACCGGCGGCCCGATGGTGGGCCGCGGCGGGCCCAGCGACATCGTGTCGGCGCCGGCGATGGCGCAGCGGTGGCGTGAGATCGACGGCTGCCCCGCACCGGTCGAGGAGACGCACGGCAACGTCCACCGGTTCGTCGCCGCCGGATGTGCCGGCGGAACCGAGGTGGTGTTCGTCCAGATCGACGGCGGAGGCCACGTCTGGCCCGGCGGCTTCTTCGCCCCGTTCGACGCCTCCCAGTCGAGCGGGCAGTTCTTCGCAACCCACGGCAGGTGA
- the puuP_1 gene encoding amino acid permease-associated region: protein MTSPAEAHTGEPDETTEGKLKRKITGPLLFLFILGDVLGAGIYALMGVLAGDVGGALWAPLLLALLLALLTAGSYAELVTKYPKAGGAAVFAERAFGRPVISFLVGFCMLAAGVTSAAGLSLAFAGDYLTTFIDVPAVPAAIVFLALIGCLNARGISESVKSNVVMTVIELTGLLIVVIAVSMMVGAGRGDVSRVTEFPEGATPALAILSGAIVAYYSFVGFETSANVAEEIRNPSKVYPTALFGALITAGVLYALVGVASAIALPAEDVAKSSGPLLDVVAAADVGVPDWVFSAIALVAVANGALLTMIMASRLTYGMAEHGLLPSVLGRVLPKRRTPWTAIVATTAVAMVLSLLGDLSTLAETVVLLLLIVFISTNIAVLVLRRDPVDHPHFRVWTAVPVLGVASCVLLLTQQTAKVWLFAAILIAVGAALYLGARAATRR from the coding sequence ATGACCTCCCCGGCCGAAGCGCACACCGGCGAACCCGACGAGACGACGGAGGGCAAGCTCAAACGCAAGATCACCGGGCCGCTGCTGTTTCTGTTCATCCTCGGCGACGTGCTCGGCGCCGGGATCTACGCGCTGATGGGCGTTCTCGCCGGCGATGTCGGCGGTGCGCTGTGGGCGCCGCTTCTGCTGGCGCTGCTGCTCGCGTTGCTGACCGCCGGCTCCTACGCCGAACTGGTGACCAAGTATCCGAAGGCGGGCGGTGCGGCGGTTTTCGCGGAGCGGGCGTTCGGTCGACCGGTGATCTCGTTCCTGGTGGGCTTCTGCATGCTCGCCGCGGGGGTGACCAGCGCAGCCGGTCTGTCGCTCGCGTTCGCCGGCGACTATCTCACGACGTTCATCGATGTTCCGGCCGTACCGGCGGCCATCGTGTTCCTGGCACTGATCGGATGCCTCAACGCGCGGGGGATCAGCGAGTCGGTCAAGAGCAACGTCGTGATGACGGTGATCGAGCTGACCGGTCTGCTGATCGTCGTGATCGCCGTGTCGATGATGGTCGGTGCCGGGCGCGGTGATGTCAGCCGCGTGACCGAGTTTCCCGAGGGCGCCACGCCGGCGTTGGCGATTCTGAGCGGAGCGATCGTCGCGTACTACTCGTTCGTCGGCTTCGAGACATCGGCGAACGTGGCCGAGGAGATTCGTAATCCGAGCAAGGTGTATCCAACCGCGCTGTTCGGCGCGCTCATCACCGCGGGCGTGCTCTACGCGCTGGTCGGTGTGGCGAGCGCGATCGCCCTGCCCGCCGAGGACGTCGCGAAGTCTTCGGGACCGTTGCTCGACGTGGTCGCGGCGGCCGACGTCGGCGTTCCCGACTGGGTCTTCAGCGCGATCGCGCTCGTCGCCGTCGCCAACGGCGCGCTGCTGACGATGATCATGGCCAGCAGGCTCACCTACGGCATGGCCGAACACGGCCTGCTGCCCAGCGTGCTCGGTCGCGTGCTGCCGAAGAGGCGCACACCGTGGACGGCGATCGTCGCGACCACCGCGGTCGCCATGGTGCTGAGCCTGCTCGGCGATTTGTCGACGCTCGCCGAAACCGTGGTGCTGCTGCTGTTGATCGTCTTCATCTCGACGAACATCGCGGTGCTGGTGCTCCGCCGCGACCCGGTCGATCACCCGCATTTCCGGGTCTGGACGGCCGTGCCGGTGCTGGGGGTGGCGTCCTGTGTGCTGCTGCTGACCCAACAGACGGCCAAGGTCTGGCTCTTTGCCGCGATCCTGATCGCGGTGGGCGCGGCGTTGTATCTGGGGGCCCGGGCAGCGACGCGTCGCTGA
- a CDS encoding conserved secreted protein: MSPPPRIASLSVASATVIALSAVLGVAPSATAEPCTGAAAAAQPPAAPNTEATPALPGGPPVGHRPRNTNDEAPLPRLGRLPAEILQSLSPQSATVDQQAAVRPTPPQPVADQPVAQQVPAAAPEPPPPPAPPGTTLVGWVTGPESPNNTIGRFAITGTDLGIMWDNGDAGNRQVLMAFGDTYGYCSVRGKQWRYNALLRTQDGALSKTVAVPDGALANRYSGSPLWAPGLSKQIINSTKWAPNEKGIIPTAGVAVGGNQFVNFMSIKSWDADGRWTTNFSAIAVSPDNGEHWGVYPGTVRAAREGDVPDARYVRGNENFQQGAFLKPGADDPYLYTFGTPAGRGGAAFIARIPQGAVPDLNRYEYWNADQNAWVPRDPGAATVVIPGPVGEMSAQYNTHLKQYLVLYCNGANDVVARMAPTPQGPYGPEQLLVRSWDVPGGIYAPFLHPWSTGKELYFNVSLWSAYNVMLMRTVLP, translated from the coding sequence ATGTCGCCGCCTCCGCGCATCGCCTCGTTGTCGGTGGCGTCCGCAACCGTGATCGCCCTGAGCGCCGTGCTCGGCGTCGCCCCTTCGGCCACGGCGGAACCGTGCACCGGTGCCGCTGCGGCCGCGCAACCGCCTGCCGCGCCGAACACCGAAGCGACGCCGGCGCTACCGGGTGGCCCGCCGGTCGGCCACCGGCCTCGCAACACCAACGACGAAGCGCCGTTGCCGCGACTCGGCCGACTGCCCGCCGAGATCCTCCAGTCACTTTCTCCGCAGTCGGCGACCGTCGACCAGCAGGCCGCCGTCCGCCCCACGCCACCGCAGCCCGTGGCGGATCAGCCTGTCGCGCAGCAGGTTCCCGCTGCCGCCCCCGAGCCGCCTCCGCCGCCCGCACCGCCGGGGACGACGCTCGTCGGGTGGGTCACCGGCCCCGAGAGCCCGAACAACACGATCGGACGGTTCGCGATCACCGGCACCGACCTCGGAATCATGTGGGACAACGGCGATGCCGGCAATCGTCAGGTTCTGATGGCGTTCGGTGACACCTACGGCTACTGCAGCGTGCGGGGAAAGCAGTGGCGCTACAACGCGTTGTTGCGCACCCAGGACGGGGCGCTGTCGAAGACGGTCGCCGTGCCCGACGGCGCGCTCGCCAACCGTTACTCCGGTTCCCCGCTGTGGGCGCCCGGCCTGTCCAAGCAGATCATCAACAGCACCAAGTGGGCGCCGAACGAGAAGGGCATCATTCCGACCGCGGGCGTCGCGGTGGGCGGCAACCAGTTCGTGAACTTCATGTCGATCAAGAGCTGGGACGCCGACGGCCGGTGGACGACCAATTTCTCGGCCATCGCGGTCTCCCCCGACAACGGCGAGCACTGGGGCGTCTACCCCGGCACGGTGCGCGCCGCGCGCGAAGGCGACGTCCCGGATGCGCGTTACGTACGGGGCAACGAGAACTTCCAGCAGGGCGCGTTTCTCAAGCCGGGCGCGGATGATCCCTACCTGTACACGTTCGGGACGCCGGCGGGCAGAGGCGGCGCGGCGTTCATCGCGCGCATCCCGCAGGGAGCGGTGCCTGACCTCAACCGCTACGAGTACTGGAACGCCGACCAAAACGCCTGGGTACCACGGGATCCGGGAGCAGCCACGGTGGTGATCCCCGGTCCGGTCGGAGAGATGTCGGCCCAGTACAACACCCACCTCAAGCAGTACCTGGTGCTGTACTGCAACGGCGCCAACGACGTGGTGGCCAGGATGGCACCCACTCCGCAGGGACCGTATGGTCCCGAGCAGTTGTTGGTTCGGTCCTGGGATGTCCCCGGCGGCATCTACGCGCCGTTCTTGCATCCGTGGTCGACCGGCAAGGAGTTGTACTTCAACGTGTCGCTGTGGTCGGCCTACAACGTCATGCTGATGCGCACGGTGCTTCCGTGA
- a CDS encoding anti-anti-sigma regulatory factor — MPAPLTVRTARRVDGTVVLSAAGELDLSNIDTFTEAIADAVGRRNQETGRLTVDLTAIEYLDSGAINALFENAPQIRRIVANPILMPVLTISGLTSVADVQAAEGN, encoded by the coding sequence ATGCCCGCACCACTCACCGTGCGCACCGCCCGTCGGGTCGACGGCACCGTGGTGCTGAGCGCGGCAGGCGAACTCGACCTGAGCAATATCGACACGTTCACCGAGGCCATCGCCGACGCCGTCGGCAGGCGAAACCAGGAGACGGGGCGGTTGACGGTCGATTTGACCGCGATCGAATATCTCGACAGCGGCGCGATCAACGCGCTGTTCGAAAACGCGCCGCAGATCCGCAGGATCGTCGCCAACCCGATCCTGATGCCGGTACTGACGATCAGCGGGCTGACGTCGGTGGCCGACGTGCAAGCGGCAGAGGGCAACTGA